The Arachis hypogaea cultivar Tifrunner chromosome 19, arahy.Tifrunner.gnm2.J5K5, whole genome shotgun sequence genome has a window encoding:
- the LOC112779686 gene encoding pentatricopeptide repeat-containing protein At5g04780, mitochondrial-like, translated as MKTVRRCQRFCGNAAIHFRKLTVLAESEPDFLESKQVLHADADKDATRVSNLHYLVQLYAKIRSSMAGRACHAYAIRIGLEFDVLTSNMIINMYSKCGLVDDARQVFDEMPVRSLVSWNTIIGALTQNAENQEPLLLFIQMQRDGTPFNEFTISSVVCACALNCATLECMQLHAFSIKAAVDSNCFVGTALVDVYAKCSSIEDASRVFESMPETNAVTWSSMLAGYVKNGLFEEALLLFRNAQLIGFDKDPFMVSSAICACAGMATLIEGKQVHAISWKSGFGSNVYVASSLVDMYAKCGCIREASLVFQGVELRSKVLWNAMISGFAKHACALEARIIFEKMQQRGLLPDEVSYVSVLNACSHIGLVHNAYDLIQRMPFEATASMWGSLLASCRNYGNIEFAEIAAKHLFEMEPSNAGNHVLLANIYATNKKWEEVARARKLLRESDLRKERGSSWIEIKNKVHSFTVGERNHPQMNMIYDYLDNLVEELKKLNYKVDTNHDLHDVDENRKQMLLKHHSEKLAVSYGLMSLPSDIDIPIRIMKNLRICGDCHNFMKLVSKFTSREIIVRDTNRFHHFKDGCCSCGEFW; from the exons ATGAAAACCGTGAGAAGGTGCCAGAGATTCTGTGGCAATGCTGCCATCCATTTTAGGAAATTAACAGTTCTTGCTGAGTCCGAACCAGATTTCTTAGAATCGAAACAAGTTCTTCATGCGGATGCGGATAAGGATGCTACTCGTGTTTCAAATCTGCACTATCTTGTGCAGTTATATGCTAAAATAAGATCATCCATGGCAGGAAGGGCATGCCATGCTTATGCTATTCGTATTGGATTGGAATTCGACGTTTTAACTTCAAATATGATCATTAACATGTACTCCAAATGTGGTTTAGTTGATGATGCTcgccaagtgttcgatgaaatgccGGTGAGAAGCTTGGTTTCGTGGAACACAATTATTGGAGCACTTACCCAGAATGCAGAGAATCAAGAACCTCTCTTACTTTTTATTCAAATGCAAAGAGACGGAACCCCTTTCAATGAGTTTACCATTTCCAGTGTTGTATGCGCATGTGCCTTGAATTGTGCCACTCTCGAATGCATGCAACTGCATGCTTTTTCAATTAAGGCTGCCGTAGATTCAAATTGTTTTGTTGGAACTGCTTTAGTTGATGTCTATGCCAAGTGCTCTTCAATTGAAGACGCAAGCCGAGTGTTTGAGAGTATGCCCGAAACTAATGCTGTTACGTGGAGTTCAATGTTAGCAGGATATGTTAAAAATGGTTTATTTGAGGAAGCCTTGCTGCTTTTTCGTAATGCTCAGCTTATCGGTTTTGATAAGGACCCATTTATGGTTTCTTCTGCTATCTGTGCTTGTGCAGGTATGGCAACTTTGATTGAAGGAAAACAAGTGCATGCTATCTCATGGAAATCTGGATTTGGTTCAAACGTATATGTTGCTTCCTCCCTTGTAGACATGTATGCTAAATGCGGCTGCATAAGGGAAGCTTCCCTTGTGTTTCAAGGAGTGGAGCTGAGAAGTAAGGTTTTATGGAATGCCATGATTTCAGGGTTTGCTAAGCATGCTTGTGCACTAGAGGCCCGGATCATATTCGAAAAAATGCAGCAGAGAGGGTTACTTCCTGATGAAGTTTCTTACGTATCTGTATTAAACGCATGTAGCCATATAG GATTGGTTCACAACGCATATGACTTGATTCAGAGAATGCCATTTGAAGCAACTGCTTCTATGTGGGGTTCACTCTTAGCCTCATGTAGAAATTATGGCAATATTGAGTTTGCTGAGATTGCAGCCAAGCATCTATTTGAAATGGAACCTAGCAATGCCGGAAACCATGTCTTGCTAGCAAACATCTATGCAACAAATAAAAAGTGGGAGGAAGTTGCCAGAGCAAGGAAGCTTCTGAGAGAGAGTGATCTTCGAAAGGAGAGGGGTTCGAGCTGGattgaaataaagaacaaggttcATTCGTTCACCGTTGGTGAAAGAAACCATCCACAAATGAATATGATTTATGATTATTTGGATAATTTGGTAGAGGAGTtaaagaagctaaattacaaggTTGATACCAACCATGATCTGCATGATGTAGATGAGAACAGGAAACAGATGCTTTTGAAGCATCACAGTGAGAAACTTGCTGTTTCCTATGGATTGATGTCTTTACCTAGTGATATAGATATACCAATAAGGATTATGAAAAACCTAAGAATTTGTGGCGATTGCCACAATTTTATGAAACTTGTGTCTAAGTTTACTAGTAGGGAGATCATTGTTCGAGATACAAACCGCTTTCACCACTTTAAAGATGGCTGCTGTTCTTGTGGGGAGTTTTGGTGA
- the LOC112776036 gene encoding uncharacterized protein, whose product MSAKEKQVAQIFERKRWIIEQARQQYLAWEHHLYPNLILHGIPPPPWLSNYSLPKDLNKDDLVSEVLFSQPPFGVPFSSHRYSLYSNLGVVSEAALYQSGLQNEIHAPREDYNKGDRLSNLLDCSVNNDGCASSGPAELDSGAISPQNQMEPRVSDSYVDPALSLAKLQRSKSRQRALELRTSAQPPKRRSGDDNNASICAGTVTGSGFPIVQADSSEEPELIKDFNSNIQGCSTKEVRSYRQTQTSDKLNFSRRITRSTSIAQKSNSFNVANSSIIKADGAPNKLGEPLELVDQPLFTNERCEAKEGIKQEHQMKEARSSAYRTTKSRSSRQSRYNSEIMKIDSTIDRGKGVEVHGLMQSLAPVELTNLSKSSDHNNGGRTNIVEDGNFCNNKESQSCARIDSLRNSTSSPSDDLLMTGCHGNSINKSVQSFQPLVSQHSQDCAVSVVGALCSQKDPDFCVVKSKESLSRSGSGMVNLTTDSKSQNHIEDISKPLSSNFCSQIGTCSEFAGEKSQNQQLPELDARRLSSSDKDSVSNAEMIMNPAEKENIESASGNTTDVTTFAAEGFSRPVGASNLDGGSLLVKSLYCETALAEKILDGQEIVPSGAIPNGDIKDRSNATFVKVYADLDGLVGKDPSCLGTRVTVVSPGAGMDVSALGVPSGTVMLPKQLKFDHVEESSMKGISSPDTEEGQKDMSPEEPQNLLEPVNELDDKISPGCQVNCKSLEKMHVLETEEALIREGPQMKYCASHFEEADVSRKPKNAVSPKKKLTVVQQESCILTSSLMNSSSPLKVACQNSSGNLSKEVKASKSGSVRSKLEFDESDVELGDSFSAVDTGDILQKYTDETVSNFTVGMSSPALIDQVIVEAPNNISLCKKVDLLRQKRLSDGRNTISTEFQIFKSSEESYDVNHLCSQHKRRKMEIEGVEFLPSSSKFLEKPLNSIDQKSVGRDLSTEEDNSEALQDQHLTFDQEDGTGRPYVCNSLSEELQCTQPCETMEGSSVKVRIAEKLLFDGRHRSTENLILEDKRDDSWHPRLNGGQESAQRLTCVEDGTSEGRIYLEGNARFSNVYSVSPAIECADLIDADVTVPEFDGFIMPTDNIQPCTTGDQIEFEKMNPLSNSVDYSSLGKSRFMHSPFCYSSTPCKLDTILGLCRSLPNGLLEGMSLRTSLAQNDESSRAFSDCLPKSKVQYTPSVQTFWDKINSYGSSGKRQSLKLELPCISEENENVDEIADTSQKGIGSEGMTSSITLEPLADIMDGAKPSASALQDDMLTAGSIDFVGSQVNFSGTHNKARKKQDSNRKRFTGKGKENQSVPLGANGAKRTTESVSKPSRPKLSGKDSLKQGSTFSIGKTSYNNIVSNVTSFIPLVQQKQSAAVATGKRDVKVKALEAAEAAKRMAQKKENERKIKKEALRIEREKLEQHNQRQQELQKKKKEEERKKKEAEMAAKKRQREEEGKKEKERKRKRVNDAKKQHHEQEKIHAKKEDKQVQIRAAGEQVRESKKLMDEKENHQKLQMDICEGNLELVSESEPLNTRNSTNDKIKECCPAYSEAMSGDANKEKATSNLIKASEDDAFVNEHPFQEQSYDISPYKESDDEDEDEDDKPNNKFIPSWASKHRLSLAASSQKMDPETIFPQRSFCNIAEVLLPRKFQSY is encoded by the exons ATGTCGGCGAAGGAGAAGCAAGTGGCGCAGATCTTCGAGAGGAAGAGGTGGATAATCGAGCAGGCTCGTCAGCAGTACCTTGCGTGGGAGCACCACCTTTACCCCAACCTCATCCTCCACGGAATTCCCCCTCCTCCCTGGCTCTCCAACTACTCACTTCCCAAAG ATTTGAACAAGGATGATCTTGTCTCTGAAGTTCTATTTTCTCAGCCACCGTTTGGGGTTCCTTTCTCTAGTCATCGTTACAGTCTATATAGCAATCTCGGTGTCGTATCAGAGGCTGCTCTGTATCAGAGTGGTTTACAGAATGAAATCCATGCTCCGAGAGAAGACTATAACAAAGGAGACAGGCTTTCAAATTTGCTAGATTGCTCTGTCAACAATGATGGATGTGCCTCAAGTGGTCCTGCCGAACTGGATTCTGGTGCTATATCTCCTCAGAATCAAATGGAACCAAGAGTTTCAGATAGTTACGTTGACCCAGCTTTGTCACTGGCAAAGTTACAAAGATCTAAATCAAGGCAGAGGGCTCTCGAGCTACGTACCAGTGCTCAACCACCCAAACGCAGGTCAGGAGATGATAACAATGCTAGCATCTGTGCTGGGACAGTTACAGGTTCTGGATTTCCAATAGTACAGGCAGACAGTAGTGAGGAGCCAGAATTAATCAAGGATTTTAATTCCAACATTCAAGGTTGTTCCACCAAAGAAGTAAGAAGTTACCGTCAGACTCAAACAAGTGACAAGCTTAATTTCTCTCGTCGAATAACAAGATCTACGAGCATAGCTCAGAAATCTAACTCTTTCAATGTTGCTAACTCTTCGATTATTAAGGCAGATGGTGCACCTAATAAATTGGGTGAGCCATTGGAGCTAGTTGACCAACCTTTATTTACAAATGAAAGATGTGAAGCTAAGGAAGGAATCAAACAAGAGCATCAAATGAAGGAAGCTAGAAGCAGTGCTTATCGTACAACAAAATCCAGAAGTTCCAGACAGTCAAGATACAATAGTGAAATCATGAAGATTGACAGCACCATAGACAGAGGCAAAGGAGTTGAAGTTCATGGTTTGATGCAGTCATTAGCTCCCGTTGAGTTAACCAATTTAAGCAAATCATCTGATCACAACAATGGAGGTAGGACAAATATAGTCGAAGATGGCAACTTTTGCAATAATAAAGAAAGCCAAAGTTGTGCTAGGATAGATTCACTTAGAAATTCCACTTCATCACCCTCTGATGACCTTTTGATGACTGGGTGTCATGGCAATTCTATTAATAAGTCGGTGCAATCATTTCAACCTTTAGTTTCACAGCATTCACAAGATTGTGCAGTGTCTGTTGTTGGTGCCTTGTGTAGTCAAAAGGATCCTGACTTTTGTGTTGTAAAATCAAAAGAAAGTTTGAGCAGAAGTGGTAGTGGAATGGTAAACCTAACCACAGATTCAAAGTCACAGAATCACATTGAAGATATATCAAAGCCTCTTAGCTCAAACTTTTGTAGCCAAATTGGCACCTGCTCTGAGTTTGCTGGTGAGAAGTCTCAGAATCAACAGCTTCCTGAACTGGATGCTAGAAGGTTGTCTTCTAGTGACAAGGATTCTGTTTCCAATGCAGAAATGATCATGAATCCTGCAGAGAAAGAGAATATTGAATCTGCTTCTGGAAATACAACAGATGTGACTACTTTTGCAGCTGAAGGATTTTCAAGGCCTGTGGGTGCTTCCAATTTAGATGGTGGGTCTTTACTTGTCAAGTCCCTATACTGTGAAACAGCTCTGGCTGAGAAAATTTTGGATGGCCAAGAAATTGTACCATCTGGTGCCATTCCCAATGGTGATATCAAGGACAGATCAAATGCAACTTTTGTCAAAGTTTATGCTGATTTGGATGGCTTAGTTGGAAAAGATCCTTCTTGTTTAGGCACTAGAGTCACTGTTGTTAGCCCTGGGGCTGGGATGGATGTTTCGGCCTTGGGGGTGCCTTCTGGTACTGTTATGTTGCCCAAGCAACTTAAATTTGATCATGTAGAAGAGTCAAGTATGAAAGGAATTTCTAGTCCTGATACTGAAGAAGGACAGAAGGATATGTCACCAGAAGAACCTCAAAATTTGTTGGAACCAGTGAATGAGCTTGATGACAAAATTTCTCCTGGTTGCCAAGTTAACTGTAAATCTTTGGAGAAGATGCATGTTCTGGAAACAGAGGAAGCTCTGATCAGAGAAGGGCCTCAGATGAAATACTGTGCAAGCCACTTTGAGGAGGCAGATGTATCTAGGAAACCAAAGAATGCTGTGTCACCAAAGAAAAAGTTAACTGTAGTTCAGCAAGAATCCTGCATTCTTACTTCTTCCTTGATGAATTCTTCAAGTCCTTTGAAAGTTGCCTGTCAAAATTCATCAGGAAATTTGTCAAAGGAAGTTAAGGCATCAAAATCTGGTTCTGTAAGAAGTAAACTGGAATTTGATGAAAGTGATGTTGAGTTGGGTGATTCTTTTTCTGCAGTTGATACTGGAGATATTCTGCAAAAATACACAGATGAAACAGTTTCAAACTTTACAGTTGGGATGTCATCTCCTGCTCTTATAGACCAAGTGATTGTTGAGGCCCCAAACAACATTTCCTTATGCAAAAAAGTTGACTTATTGAGGCAGAAACGGCTCAGCGATGGAAGGAATACTATTTCAACTGAGTTCCAGATTTTTAAATCTTCCGAAGAGAGTTATGATGTGAATCATTTGTGCTCTCAGCataaaagaagaaagatggaaatTGAAGGAGTGGAATTTCTACCTTCCTCTTCAAAGTTTCTTGAAAAGCCACTTAATTCTATTGACCAAAAGTCTGTAGGTAGAGACCTGAGTACTGAAGAAGATAATTCTGAAGCTCTCCAAGATCAGCATTTGACATTTGATCAGGAGGATGGTACAGGACGTCCATATGTTTGTAACAGCCTATCAGAAGAGTTGCAATGTACCCAGCCCTGTGAAACAATGGAAGGGTCCTCAGTTAAAGTGAGAATAGCAGAG AAACTTCTTTTTGATGGAAGGCACAGAAGCACAGAGAACCTTATTTTGGAAGATAAGAGGGATGATTCATGGCATCCTCGGTTAAATGGTGGACAGGAAAGTGCTCAACGTCTAACCTGTGTTGAAGATGGCACCTCGGAAGGAAGAATTTATCTGGAAGGAAATGCTAGGTTCTCAAATGTTTATTCTGTTTCTCCAGCGATCGAGTGCGCGGATTTGATTGACGCAGATGTTACTGTACCAGAGTTTGATGGGTTCATTATGCCGACCGATAATATACAGCCATGTACTACTGGAGATCAGATAGAATTCGAGAAAATGAATCCACTGAGCAACTCGGTAGATTATTCGTCCCTTGGTAAATCCAGATTCATGCATTCTCCATTTTGTTATTCTTCAACTCCTTGTAAGCTAGATACTATACTAGGTCTTTGTCGGTCTTTACCTAATGGCCTTTTGGAGGGGATGAGTTTGAGGACTTCTCTTGCTCAAAACGATGAGAGTTCAAGGGCCTTCTCTGATTGCCTACCAAAGAGTAAGGTTCAATACACACCTTCAGTTCAAACTTTTTGGGATAAAATTAATTCCTATGGAAGTTCAGGGAAGCGCCAGAGTTTGAAACTGGAGCTTCCTTGCATTAGTGAAGAAAATGAAAATGTTGATGAGATTGCTGATACATCCCAAAAGGGCATTGGTTCAGAAGGAATGACTAGCTCAATTACACTGGAACCACTTGCTGATATTATGGATGGAGCAAAACCTTCTGCATCAGCTTTACAAGATGATATGTTAACCGCGGGAAGTATAGATTTTGTGGGCTCACAAGTGAATTTCAGTGGTACTCATAATAAGGCAAGAAAGAAGCAGGATAGCAATAGGAAAAGATTCACGGGTAAGGGAAAGGAGAACCAGAGTGTTCCTCTTGGAGCAAATGGTGCCAAGAGGACTACAGAATCAGTTAGCAAGCCCAGTAGGCCGAAGTTATCTGGAAAAGATAGTTTGAAACAAGGTTCCACTTTCTCTATAGGGAAGACTTCCTACAACAATATTGTCTCCAACGTCACTTCCTTCATTCCATTAGTTCAACAAAAACAATCAGCAGCAGTTGCTACAG GCAAAAGGGATGTCAAAGTCAAGGCCCTGGAGGCTGCTGAAGCTGCAAAACGTATGGCCCAAAAGAAAGAGAATGAACGCAAGATAAAGAAGGAGGCATTAAGAATTGAGCGGGAAAAATTGGAGCAACATAACCAAAGGCAGCAAGAGctgcagaagaaaaagaaggaggaagaacggaagaaaaaggaagcagaaatggcagcaaagaagagacagagagaagaagaagggaaaaaggaaaaagaaaggaaaaggaagCGTGTTAATGATGCAAAGAAGCAACATCATGAGCAAGAGAAGATACACGCTAAGAAAGAAGATAAACAAGTACAAATCCGAGCAGCA GGTGAACAAGTCCGAGAAAGCAAGAAACTTatggatgagaaagaaaatcatcagaAATTGCAAATGGACATCTGTGAGGGTAATTTGGAGCTTGTTTCTGAAAGTGAACCTTTGAATACCAGGAATTCgacaaatgataaaataaaagaatGCTGTCCTGCATATTCTGAAGCTATGAGTGGTGATGCTAATAAAGAAAAG GCGACGAGCAATTTGATCAAAGCATCTGAAGATGATGCCTTCGTCAACGAACACCCATTTCAAGAGCAATCATATGATATCTCTCCTTATAAAGAAtcagatgatgaagatgaagatgaggaTGACAAACCAAATAATAAGTTTATTCCTTCATGGGCAAG TAAGCATCGCTTGTCTCTAGCTGCTTCTTCCCAGAAAATGGACCCGGAAACGATATTTCCCCAGCGAAGTTTTTGTAATATAGCAGAAG TACTCCTTCCACGGAAGTTTCAGTCGTATTAG
- the LOC112777376 gene encoding uncharacterized protein → METPPTIESPKSEAVTPKLRDILNIDVDANNVVAHPPNSIITLDVLRKYFMVSFDLNQPAAELDQGENENFMVVESSTTKEKEKKSSSMKFMKKKGMMRNMRISSSSENADMKNDEDVDSLIVMGCTDCYIYVMVSKSNPECPRCQNPNLLNVLEVMNFPKTAKPNKRMRISRI, encoded by the exons ATGGAAACACCACCCACCATTGAATCACCAAAAAGTGAAGCTGTTACCCCTAAGTTGAGAGATATACTGAACATTGATGTTGATGCTAATAATGTTGTTGCTCATCCTCCGAACTCAATAATTACCCTCGATGTACTTCGTAAATATTTTATGGTATCCTTTGACCTCAATCAACCTGCTGCTGAACTTGATCAGGGTGAAAATGAAAACTTTATG GTTGTTGAATCATCAACTactaaggaaaaagaaaagaaaagcagcaGCATGAAGTttatgaagaagaaaggaatgaTGAGAAATATGAGGATATCATCAAGTTCTGAGAATGCTGATATGAAAAATGATGAAGATGTAGATTCATTGATTGTGATGGGATGCACTGATTGTTACATCTATGTGATGGTATCCAAATCCAACCCTGAATGCCCAAGATGCCAGAATCCCAACCTGTTGAATGTGCTTGAAGTGATGAACTTTCCTAAGACTGCTAAGCCTAATAAGCGAATGAGGATCAGTCGAATTTAA